Proteins encoded in a region of the Zea mays cultivar B73 chromosome 4, Zm-B73-REFERENCE-NAM-5.0, whole genome shotgun sequence genome:
- the LOC103654033 gene encoding protein FAM32A, whose product MLEYQNVVGGRLKLKGKALDVKDGGVMKKKKKYQREESSQTESDKNGDERNPHSDYDHLTPAERRYMEQKQKIDMKKMVKVANKSYKDRMQDFNQYLANLSEHYDIPKVGPG is encoded by the coding sequence ATGTTGGAATATCAAAACGTCGTTGGGGGACGGCTAAAGCTGAAGGGTAAAGCACTGGACGTGAAGGATGGTGGTGTAATGAAAAAGAAGAAAAAGTACCAGCGTGAGGAGTCGTCTCAGACTGAATCTGATAAGAATGGAGACGAAAGGAACCCACATTCTGACTATGACCATCTCACACCAGCAGAGCGCCGCTACATGGAACAGAAGCAGAAGATCGACATGAAGAAGATGGTCAAAGTCGCAAACAAGTCGTACAAGGACCGCATGCAGGACTTCAACCAGTACCTGGCTAACCTCAGCGAGCACTATGACATCCCCAAAGTTGGTCCTGGCTAA